The following proteins are encoded in a genomic region of Gavia stellata isolate bGavSte3 unplaced genomic scaffold, bGavSte3.hap2 HAP2_SCAFFOLD_44, whole genome shotgun sequence:
- the LOC132321737 gene encoding F-box only protein 15-like isoform X3: MPAACEPVLEAIEDTVSAEDLKPRDRQFVRKNVFPKVRQRNSQKNTQADDDPPSDSGIWLKIYSGCFQPKRTIWKMKSEPPETVSLGCAALRDRKPGYWKKEYLFKQIAAVKMRVRRLVKPVDPSTGLPCKNKEAMKASGLRWRIVLKDKNGKEHVMEKANLSIKDTSVTVLWYSTNWPCLDILSSLRLFGVMPLLPEQSRAPSKNGEDAA; encoded by the exons ATGCCTGCTGCCTGTGAACCAGTGCTTGAAGCTATTGAAGATACTGTGTCAGCAGAAGATTTGAAGCCACGTGATCGGCAGTTTGTAAGAAAGAACGTTTTTCCAAAAGTGCGACAACgcaattcacaaaaaaatactcAGGCAGACGATGATCCCCCAAGTGACAG tggaatCTGGCTGAAAATCTATTCCGGTTGTTTTCAGCCAAAAAGGacaatttggaaaatgaagtctGAACCACCAGAAACTGTTTCCTtgggctgtgctgctctgcGTGATAGAAAGCCTGGGTACTGGAAGAAAGAATACCTCTTCAAACAAATAGCTGCTGTCAAAATGAGAGTAAGGCGACTTGTTAAACCTGTAGATCCTTCTACAGGTCTTCcatgtaaaaacaaagaagctATGAA AGCCTCTGGCTTGAGGTGGAGAATTGTTCTAAAGgacaaaaatggaaaggaacACGTAATGGAGAAGGCAAACCTGTCGATTAAGGACACATCTGTTACTGTACTTTGGTATAGTACAAATTGGCCATGCTTAGACATCCTGTCAAGCCTGAGACTGTTTGGAGTTATGCCATTGCTTCCTGAGCaaagcagagctcccagcaagAATGG GGAAGATGCTGCATGA
- the LOC132321737 gene encoding F-box only protein 15-like isoform X1, producing MPAACEPVLEAIEDTVSAEDLKPRDRQFVRKNVFPKVRQRNSQKNTQADDDPPSDSGIWLKIYSGCFQPKRTIWKMKSEPPETVSLGCAALRDRKPGYWKKEYLFKQIAAVKMRVRRLVKPVDPSTGLPCKNKEAMKASGLRWRIVLKDKNGKEHVMEKANLSIKDTSVTVLWYSTNWPCLDILSSLRLFGVMPLLPEQSRAPSKNGPRRRSLIAEYHLANLTESSVAVGADELGQLFSLNPALLVGLWEGRCCMR from the exons ATGCCTGCTGCCTGTGAACCAGTGCTTGAAGCTATTGAAGATACTGTGTCAGCAGAAGATTTGAAGCCACGTGATCGGCAGTTTGTAAGAAAGAACGTTTTTCCAAAAGTGCGACAACgcaattcacaaaaaaatactcAGGCAGACGATGATCCCCCAAGTGACAG tggaatCTGGCTGAAAATCTATTCCGGTTGTTTTCAGCCAAAAAGGacaatttggaaaatgaagtctGAACCACCAGAAACTGTTTCCTtgggctgtgctgctctgcGTGATAGAAAGCCTGGGTACTGGAAGAAAGAATACCTCTTCAAACAAATAGCTGCTGTCAAAATGAGAGTAAGGCGACTTGTTAAACCTGTAGATCCTTCTACAGGTCTTCcatgtaaaaacaaagaagctATGAA AGCCTCTGGCTTGAGGTGGAGAATTGTTCTAAAGgacaaaaatggaaaggaacACGTAATGGAGAAGGCAAACCTGTCGATTAAGGACACATCTGTTACTGTACTTTGGTATAGTACAAATTGGCCATGCTTAGACATCCTGTCAAGCCTGAGACTGTTTGGAGTTATGCCATTGCTTCCTGAGCaaagcagagctcccagcaagAATGG accTCGTCGACGTTCCTTAATTGCTGAATACCATCTTGCTAACCTGACTGAAAGTAGTGTAGCCGTTGGTGCTGATGAGCTTGGCCAGCTCTTCAGTCTGAATCCAGCGCTCTTAGTAGGACTTTGGGAG GGAAGATGCTGCATGAGATGA
- the LOC132321737 gene encoding F-box only protein 15-like isoform X2, which produces MPAACEPVLEAIEDTVSAEDLKPRDRQFVRKNVFPKVRQRNSQKNTQADDDPPSDSGIWLKIYSGCFQPKRTIWKMKSEPPETVSLGCAALRDRKPGYWKKEYLFKQIAAVKMRVRRLVKPVDPSTGLPCKNKEAMKASGLRWRIVLKDKNGKEHVMEKANLSIKDTSVTVLWYSTNWPCLDILSSLRLFGVMPLLPEQSRAPSKNGCVCEWRELGVWLRVQYKYMHIKTIAHSTMWDSCCFVT; this is translated from the exons ATGCCTGCTGCCTGTGAACCAGTGCTTGAAGCTATTGAAGATACTGTGTCAGCAGAAGATTTGAAGCCACGTGATCGGCAGTTTGTAAGAAAGAACGTTTTTCCAAAAGTGCGACAACgcaattcacaaaaaaatactcAGGCAGACGATGATCCCCCAAGTGACAG tggaatCTGGCTGAAAATCTATTCCGGTTGTTTTCAGCCAAAAAGGacaatttggaaaatgaagtctGAACCACCAGAAACTGTTTCCTtgggctgtgctgctctgcGTGATAGAAAGCCTGGGTACTGGAAGAAAGAATACCTCTTCAAACAAATAGCTGCTGTCAAAATGAGAGTAAGGCGACTTGTTAAACCTGTAGATCCTTCTACAGGTCTTCcatgtaaaaacaaagaagctATGAA AGCCTCTGGCTTGAGGTGGAGAATTGTTCTAAAGgacaaaaatggaaaggaacACGTAATGGAGAAGGCAAACCTGTCGATTAAGGACACATCTGTTACTGTACTTTGGTATAGTACAAATTGGCCATGCTTAGACATCCTGTCAAGCCTGAGACTGTTTGGAGTTATGCCATTGCTTCCTGAGCaaagcagagctcccagcaagAATGG GTGTGTATGTGAATGGAGGGAACTTGGTGTTTGGCTGCGTGTACAATATaagtatatgcatataaaaacaATAGCCCACAGCACAATGTGGGATAGCTGTTGTTTTGTAACTTAA